The following are encoded together in the Drosophila biarmipes strain raj3 chromosome 3L, RU_DBia_V1.1, whole genome shotgun sequence genome:
- the LOC108034722 gene encoding uncharacterized protein LOC108034722, whose translation MSTDIEYSKLSSRVLFFKFPNTAGGGSTMDGCHNDILAPLILAVMVANGHPLTLDEIVDELTAVINSQTELAVAPENIGDGKHGHKSFNPRRK comes from the coding sequence ATGAGTACAGACATCGAATATTCCAAATTGAGCTCtcgtgttttattttttaaatttcccaaTACTGCCGGCGGAGGAAGCACAATGGACGGCTGCCACAACGACATCCTGGCACCCCTCATCCTGGCCGTCATGGTGGCCAATGGACATCCCCTCACCCTGGACGAGATCGTCGATGAGCTGACGGCGGTGATCAATTCTCAGACGGAGCTGGCAGTGGCCCCAGAAAATATTGGAGACGGCAAACATGGCCATAAGTCATTTAACCCTAGACGAAAGTAG
- the LOC108034661 gene encoding uncharacterized protein LOC108034661 translates to MASGSQGRAKEFDFKILCETFAEICPDFRDVPALGTGAVKMESLDFANRVIFELGPTMRQLKQSGRDQMWRLVFNGGGSVYIYTYTFQKPIAGQPRLGGGKLYLTLKQAGLLAIKKLCALLPEYHNPRDKILLTPLARAVFEPPNIQKIASGLTNLLGRRVDCSDVVRAVISSCQSDGFHLEHSESHVALVAVGATTRDSAERKKLRRKTLKQYSNHGKAFDLNQYKLYTRFSKMAREIAEEPPLPDPEPPTDNPPMRMRKVSEVLRSIAKSSDDPLSGETIDMKFKALPNREKRAEVEAMPMSMDVCLEGTCMERIRSKLLAPGQQSGWSAGGV, encoded by the coding sequence ATGGCTAGCGGATCCCAAGGGCGTGCCAAAGAATTCGACTTCAAGATACTGTGCGAGACCTTTGCCGAGATATGTCCAGACTTTCGAGATGTTCCCGCCCTCGGAACCGGAGCGGTCAAGATGGAGAGCCTGGATTTCGCCAACCGGGTGATTTTCGAGTTGGGTCCCACGATGCGGCAGCTGAAGCAAAGTGGCAGGGATCAAATGTGGCGCCTGGTCTTCAATGGAGGCGGCAGTGTCTACATCTACACGTATACGTTCCAGAAACCTATCGCCGGACAGCCGCGCCTCGGTGGCGGAAAGCTTTATCTGACCCTCAAGCAGGCGGGTTTGCTGGCGATTAAGAAGCTCTGTGCTCTGTTGCCGGAGTATCACAATCCGCGGGACAAAATTCTGCTGACGCCGCTGGCCAGAGCTGTCTTTGAGCCCCCGAATATCCAGAAGATTGCCTCTGGACTGACCAATCTTCTGGGGCGTCGAGTGGATTGCAGCGATGTGGTGCGGGCTGTGATTAGCAGCTGCCAGAGCGACGGCTTCCACTTGGAGCACAGCGAGAGCCACGTCGCCCTGGTGGCCGTGGGTGCCACAACTCGGGACTCCGCCGAACGCAAAAAGCTCAGGAGGAAGACCCTCAAGCAGTACTCCAATCATGGCAAGGCCTTTGACCTCAATCAGTACAAGCTTTACACTAGATTCTCCAAAATGGCGAGGGAAATCGCTGAGGAGCCACCACTTCCCGATCCCGAACCACCCACAGATAATCCTCCCATGCGTATGCGCAAGGTTAGTGAGGTACTACGTTCAATTGCCAAGTCCAGCGATGATCCACTGAGTGGCGAAACCAtcgatatgaagttcaaggctCTGCCGAATCGGGAGAAGAGAGCCGAAGTGGAGGCTATGCCAATGTCCATGGATGTTTGCCTTGAGGGAACCTGCATGGAGCGCATAAGATCCAAATTATTGGCACCAGGCCAGCAATCTGGTTGGTCAGCTGGTGGTGTCTGA
- the LOC108034645 gene encoding kelch-like protein 41b has translation MEKWLQPVFSNLLENKKFSDCRILVGKKSFDSHKVILSSASEFFERMFLSDFQESKSGEFRLTEVEPETFAEFLAYVYTYNKENLAKKPILLIMDLLRCGSTWLVTSLVSDCVEILSDKAPSMVITELVELFQYAHNLNNKILIRTSTLNLKNRFGATMNCYDALLLTSDAFEQYIIITGGVLAEIERFKMIQSYMTVNGLINQEDDESSPVVVDEKNDGSDSVDGDLVIPKPTFQDSEDKEDKDDEADGETDLVPKDNDVDSKIKLIHRKYIKRLLGYIKFDQMTKNEFYRTIGKSTLLNYKEKYEKLYLTK, from the exons ATGGAGAAATG GCTACAACCGGTGTTTTCAAATCTCTTGGAGAACAAGAAATTTAGCGACTGTCgcatattggtgggaaaaaagTCGTTCGATTCGCACAAAGTCATTTTGTCCAGTGCATCGGAGTTCTTTGAGCGCATGTTCCTCAGTGATTTCCAAGAATCCAAGTCGGGCGAATTCCGCCTGACCGAGGTAGAACCGGAAACGTTCGCCGAGTTCCTTGCCTATGTGTATACCTACAACAAGGAGAACCTGGCGAAGAAGCCAATCTTGCTAATAATGGATCTACTTAGGTGCGGATCCACTTGGCTTGTGACCTCGCTGGTCTCCGATTGTGTGGAGATCCTCAGTGACAAAGCGCCCAGTATGGTCATCACCGAGCTGGTCGAGCTTTTCCAGTACGCCCACAATTTAAACAACAAAATTCTCATCAGAACTTCTACCCTA AACTTGAAGAACCGTTTTGGAGCCACCATGAACTGCTACGATGCACTGCTTCTGACCTCTGATGCCTTTGAGCAGTACATCATCATTACCGGGGGCGTGTTGGCCGAGATCGAGCGGTTCAAGATGATCCAGTCTTACATGACCGTAAACGGATTAATTAACCAGGAGGATGACGAGTCTTCACCGGTTGTCGTCGACGAAAAGAACGATGGAAGTGATAGTGTTGACGGTGACTTGGTAATACCTAAACCCACTTTTCAGGACAGTGAGGATAAAGAAGATAAAGATGACGAAGCGGATGGAGAGACAGATTTGGTCCCCAAAGATAACGATGTGGATAGTAAAATTAAACTCATACACCGTAAATACATTAAAAGACTACTGGGGTACATAAAATTCGACCAAATGACTAAAAATGAATTCTACAGAACAATTGGCAAGTCCACTTTGTTGAATTATAaggaaaaatacgaaaaactATACCTAACTAAATAA